Part of the Marinobacterium rhizophilum genome is shown below.
GACGAATAGCCGGTACCGAAATCATCCAGCGAGAAACGCACGCCCCGCGCCTTGAGCCGGTTCATGTTGCTGATCATCGTTTCAACATTTTCGATCAGCAGACTTTCCGTCAGTTCAAGCTTGAGGCGCAGGGGGTTGGCACCGGTTTCATCCAGTACCGCACAGACCTCCTCAACAAAGCCCGGGTGGTGAAACTGCCTGGCACTGATATTGACCGCCAGTGGCAGCCGGGCCCATTGCGGCTGCTCCGCCCAGGCCACCAGCTGCCGGCAGGCGCATCGCATGATATAGCGGCCCAGTGGCAGAATCAGCCCCGTGGACTCCGCCACCGCGATAAAGGCCCCCGGCGCCACCAGTCCCATTTCGGGATGCCGCCAGCGCACCAGCGCCTCTGCACCCACCAGCTTACCCTGCGCATCCACCTGCGGCTGGTAATGCAGAAAGAACTGTTCAGCCTTCAGACCCGCGCGAAGATCGGCTTCGATGGCGGCGCGGGCGCTGACCTCAGCCTGCATCTGCGGATTAAAAAAACGCACCTGATTACGGCCGGCTGTTTTGGCTTCATACATCGCAAGGTCCGCCCGTTTTAGCAACTCTTCCACCGTACTCTGCGCCTCGGAGAACATGGCCACGCCGATGCTCACCGTGCTGTTGTGACTGTGGCCGGGCAGCGCATAGGGCTCTCGCAGAACTTCCAGCAACTTGCCGGCAATGCTTTCAACCTCAAACAGCGCCCTGTCGGCCTGCCGGTCCAGGCCTTCGAACATCAGCACGAACTCGTCGCCTCCGAGCCGCGCCAGGGTATCGGAGTCCCGCACATGGCTGTCGAGACGCTCGGCCACCTGGCGCAGCAGCTGGTCGCCCATATCGTGGCCCAGGGTATCGTTAAGATCCTTGAAGTTATCCAGATCAATAAACAGCAGGGCCCCTTCGGTGTGACTGCGCTCACGCGTGGCCAAGGCGTGGGCCAGCCGATCCAGCAGCAGACGCCGATTCGGCAGGCCCGTTAACTGATCATAAAATGCAAGCTGATGAATCTCCTGCTGATTACGTTTTTGAGCGGTAATATCGGTGGAAATACCGCAAAGGCCATAGGTCTTTCCGCCACTGTCACGCAACGGAATCTTGACTGTCAGGTAGGTCCTCGGACCCTCGCCCTCCGGGCCCGGAAGGGTCTCTTCCTCCATCACCCGCTCACCCGCATCCAGCACGCGCCGGTCGGTCCGGCGCACCGCTGTGACAACCTCCGGCGGCAACAGGGCTTCGTCCGTGCATCCCGCCAGTTGCTCGGGCGAACGGCCAAAATAGTCACAGACCCGGCCATTGCCGTACTGATAGCGCAGTTCGGTATCCTTGATATAGATATAGGACTCGACACTGTTCAGAATCGTCGACAGTTTTTTCTCGCTGGTTCTGAGGTGCCGGGTTTTCAGTGCCACCTGCCGACGCAGAAGGGCTGTCCCTCCCAGGGCAAGCAGCAGCAGCGCGCCCAGGGTTGCGAGTCCCCAGCGCACCGGCGCCGTGACTCTCGCCACGGGCGCGGCTGTACCCCAGCGCTGCAAAATCTGGAAGTAGCGGGAATCCGGATCCTGGGTCCATTGCCCCAGGTATCGGTCAATCGTGCCGAGCAGCTGGGCATTGGCCCCCTTGCCTGTGGCATAGAACAGGCGCGCGGGCTGAAACATCACCGATGTTTGGTGCACGCCATAGTGCGCCGCCACATAGTCACCGAAATGATAGTTGGCAGCGATGGCCTCAGCCTCGCCGGCACTGACCCGTTCGAAGCCCTCACGCAGACTTTCAACCGGAACAAGGTCTGCCCGTACACTGAAGCTTTCCAGCAGGGACTGAAGGTACTGCTGCTGAATGGAGCCGGCCAGGACCAGGATACGCATGCCCTGCAGATCCAGAACGGAATTGAGCACGACGTTTTCGCGTCTGTACAGTTGCGACCAGCTATACAGCGAGGGGATCTGGTGGAAGTCCAGAGTCCGCGCCCGCGCATCACTGAAGGCCACATCGGGCAACAGGTCGATCTGGCCGGCGCTAACCTGCTCCAGACACTGACTCCAGCTACACACCACCGGCTGCAGCGTCCAGCCTTCCTCCCGCGCGATCTGTTGCAGCAGCTCTCCCAGGATGCCGGACGGCTCCCCGTCCTCTCCAAGCATGATTTTGGGCGCATTCTCATAGACCCCAACGCGCACATCTCGGGAAGGAAGCCCGGACATTACGGCCGGACTGATCAGCCACAGACTCAGCCACAAGCCCCCGATAAGGGCAGTGCTTTTGCGACCCCAACACGCCCGTGTCGAAGCCCCCACGCTTGTGCTCCAAAACCTGTACAGATGCCAACCCCCATTACGTTACCCCTGTGCGCTGCCTACAGACGCCGGACGCTGGCAAACACTAAGGAGCGATTTTTTATCAGTCAACCGATAATACGCCTCCAGGCAGAATGCTACTAATGTATTGGAATAATCCCCGGACAGGATCGGCCAGAAATTGTTATTCGCGCGGGTTGAACCATGAATCGCTGATGCCGGATGCAACGCCTCTCAGACAGACAGAATATGACGATAACCGGCGACCTCCACCGAGAACGGCAGCGTTCGCCGCAAGTGGTCGCGCATGCCTTCCAACGCCTCCGGCTCACCGTGAACCAGCTGAATCCTGGTGTCCGGCTTGAGCGCCGAAGCTTCGAGCCAATGCCCTATATCGACGAAATCGCCATGCCCAGACAAGCCATGCAGGGTACGGATTCGCGCACGGTTCTTGACCCATTCCCCGTGAATTTTCACGCTATCGACACCCTGCTGCATCTTGGCCCCTCTGGTACCGCCGGCCTGATAACCTGTCAGCAATACCGTCGTGCGATGATTCGACAGCAACCGCTTGAGGTGATGCAGAATTCTGCCCCCGGAAACCATTCCGCTGCCGGCGATAATGATGTGCGGATAAACCTGGTTACTCAGCGCCTGTGACGCCTTGACACTCTCCACATACTTTACGGTTCGGCACATGCGCCGACAGTCAGCGGCACTGAGCCTGTGGATAGCGTGAAACTGGCAGTAGATATCCGAAACA
Proteins encoded:
- a CDS encoding EAL domain-containing protein, which translates into the protein MLGEDGEPSGILGELLQQIAREEGWTLQPVVCSWSQCLEQVSAGQIDLLPDVAFSDARARTLDFHQIPSLYSWSQLYRRENVVLNSVLDLQGMRILVLAGSIQQQYLQSLLESFSVRADLVPVESLREGFERVSAGEAEAIAANYHFGDYVAAHYGVHQTSVMFQPARLFYATGKGANAQLLGTIDRYLGQWTQDPDSRYFQILQRWGTAAPVARVTAPVRWGLATLGALLLLALGGTALLRRQVALKTRHLRTSEKKLSTILNSVESYIYIKDTELRYQYGNGRVCDYFGRSPEQLAGCTDEALLPPEVVTAVRRTDRRVLDAGERVMEEETLPGPEGEGPRTYLTVKIPLRDSGGKTYGLCGISTDITAQKRNQQEIHQLAFYDQLTGLPNRRLLLDRLAHALATRERSHTEGALLFIDLDNFKDLNDTLGHDMGDQLLRQVAERLDSHVRDSDTLARLGGDEFVLMFEGLDRQADRALFEVESIAGKLLEVLREPYALPGHSHNSTVSIGVAMFSEAQSTVEELLKRADLAMYEAKTAGRNQVRFFNPQMQAEVSARAAIEADLRAGLKAEQFFLHYQPQVDAQGKLVGAEALVRWRHPEMGLVAPGAFIAVAESTGLILPLGRYIMRCACRQLVAWAEQPQWARLPLAVNISARQFHHPGFVEEVCAVLDETGANPLRLKLELTESLLIENVETMISNMNRLKARGVRFSLDDFGTGYSSLSYLKRLPLDQLKIDQSFVRDLLKDPNDAAIVKTIIALGSSLDLAVIAEGVETKAQCDALIAIGCYQFQGYHFGRPGTVDVLESWSEGYHDHRYAFERQE